A genome region from Brassica oleracea var. oleracea cultivar TO1000 chromosome C2, BOL, whole genome shotgun sequence includes the following:
- the LOC106323678 gene encoding glutathione S-transferase T3-like, translated as MSGYRHLLYSQMPVDLESPEPFWLGSQVPDDSPSEIPPECPSQIPPECPSQVPGQSRRQVPNYYNASPQLVGQVPREVTSCMQRWSRINHEVSRFTGCYNQALREQRSGQNDDDVIKAAYDIFFTKYDTKFTLDHCWRELRHEQKWASTYIAKDGGKEKRRPVMDLDGPEENVVGEDEDRPVGVKAAKGASKKKKSGRDEELSKLQGVLELKEKLSRNKLLDRLLAKKEPLSEIETTLKMKLMSEML; from the exons ATGTCGGGTTATAGACACCTTCTGTACAGTCAAATGCCAGTAGATCTTGAATCACCCGAGCCTTTTTGGCTCGGGTCTCAAGTTCCTGATGATTCTCCTAGCGAAATCCCTCCTGAGTGTCCTAGTCAAATCCCTCCTGAGTGTCCTAGTCAAGTCCCTGGTCAGTCTCGTAGGCAAGTCCCTA ACTACTACAACGCCAGCCCTCAGCTCGTTGGGCAAGTACCGCGAGAGGTTACTTCTTGTATGCAGAGGTGGTCTAGGATCAATCATGAAGTATCCAGATTCACTGGTTGCTACAACCAGGCGCTGAGGGAGCAGAGAAGCGGCCAAAATGATGATGATGTGATCAAAGCTGCTTACGACATATTCTTCACCAAGTACGATACCAAGTTCACACTCGATCACTGCTGGAGAGAGCTCAGGCATGAGCAGAAATGGGCCTCCACTTATATTGCTAAGGATGGTGGAAAGGAAAAGCGGAGGCCAGTGATGGATCTTGACGGACCAGAAGAAAATGTTGTTGGAGAAGATGAGGATAGACCAGTCGGAGTAAAGGCTGCGAAAGGTGCCAGTAAGAAGAAGAAGAGTGGCCGAGATGAGGAGTTGTCTAAGCTTCAAGGCGTTTTGGAACTTAAGGAAAAACTGTCTAGAAATAAACTCCTTGATCGCTTGCTGGCCAAGAAAGAGCCATTGTCTGAGATCGAAACAACACTAAAAATGAAGCTTATGTCTGAAATGTTATGA
- the LOC106325035 gene encoding transcription factor bHLH96-like isoform X2: MALEAVVYLQDPLSYSSCKDFPFHDLYFQQGEDQDPLDTKNNIKLGQEQRQGLPRINYNGKSGDTFTNDDYNYNDQEEDLQWPRDDPLYGSALDQPPPSDVAAGGGRRKRRRRTKSSKNKEEIENQRMTHIAVERNRRKQMNDYLAVLRSLMPPSYAQRGDQASIVAGAINYLKELEHHLQSIEPPLKSATVPVATGSAAAAADQINTIAASSLGQFSEFFVFPQYSSRPSSSSVAEGMAEIEVTMVESHASVKILAKKRPKQLLKLAASIQNLKLTVLHLNVTTCDDSVLYSISLKVEEGSQLNTVEDIAAGMNQILRRIEEESS, encoded by the exons ATGGCCTTAGAGGCTGTTGTTTACCTGCAAGATCCATTGTCCTACAGCTCCTGCAAAGACTTTCCGTTTCACGATTTATACTTTCAACAAGGAGAAGATCAAGATCCACTAGACACCAAGAATAACATTAAGCTAGGGCAAGAACAAAGACAAGGGCTTCCGAGAATTAATTATAACGGTAAAAGCGGAGATACTTTTACCAATGATGACTATAACTACAACGATCAGGAGGAGGATCTTCAATGGCCACGAGACGATCCTCTTTATGGATCTGCCTTGGACCAACCTCCACCATCGGATGTGGCGGCTGGAGGGGGGAGGAGGAAGAGGAGGAGGAGGACAAAGAGTAGCAAGAACAAGGAAGAGATCGAGAACCAGAGGATGACTCACATCGCCGTAGAGAGAAATCGCCGGAAACAAATGAACGATTACCTCGCCGTTCTCCGTTCTCTCATGCCACCTTCTTATGCTCAAAGG GGAGATCAAGCGTCAATAGTAGCCGGAGCCATTAACTACTTAAAGGAGCTTGAGCATCATTTACAATCAATTGAGCCTCCGTTAAAGAGTGCCACCGTCCCAGTAGCCACCGGATCCGCTGCCGCCGCCGCCGACCAGATCAACACTATTGCCGCCAGCTCGTTGGGACAGTTCTCAGAGTTCTTTGTTTTTCCTCAATACTCGAGCCGACCTTCTTCATCGTCTGTGGCTGAAGGGATGGCGGAGATAGAGGTGACGATGGTGGAGAGCCATGCGAGTGTGAAGATACTCGCCAAGAAGAGACCCAAACAACTTCTTAAACTGGCGGCATCGATACAGAACCTAAAGCTTACGGTTCTTCATCTTAATGTCACCACTTGTGACGACTCTGTCCTCTATTCCATCAGCCTAAAG GTTGAAGAAGGGAGCCAGTTGAATACAGTGGAAGATATTGCAGCAGGCATGAATCAAATCCTAAGGAGGATTGAAGAAGAGTCATCTTGA
- the LOC106325035 gene encoding transcription factor bHLH96-like isoform X1, giving the protein MALEAVVYLQDPLSYSSCKDFPFHDLYFQQGEDQDPLDTKNNIKLGQEQRQGLPRINYNGKSGDTFTNDDYNYNDQEEDLQWPRDDPLYGSALDQPPPSDVAAGGGRRKRRRRTKSSKNKEEIENQRMTHIAVERNRRKQMNDYLAVLRSLMPPSYAQRGDQASIVAGAINYLKELEHHLQSIEPPLKSATVPVATGSAAAAADQINTIAASSLGQFSEFFVFPQYSSRPSSSSVAEGMAEIEVTMVESHASVKILAKKRPKQLLKLAASIQNLKLTVLHLNVTTCDDSVLYSISLKIGLIQVEEGSQLNTVEDIAAGMNQILRRIEEESS; this is encoded by the exons ATGGCCTTAGAGGCTGTTGTTTACCTGCAAGATCCATTGTCCTACAGCTCCTGCAAAGACTTTCCGTTTCACGATTTATACTTTCAACAAGGAGAAGATCAAGATCCACTAGACACCAAGAATAACATTAAGCTAGGGCAAGAACAAAGACAAGGGCTTCCGAGAATTAATTATAACGGTAAAAGCGGAGATACTTTTACCAATGATGACTATAACTACAACGATCAGGAGGAGGATCTTCAATGGCCACGAGACGATCCTCTTTATGGATCTGCCTTGGACCAACCTCCACCATCGGATGTGGCGGCTGGAGGGGGGAGGAGGAAGAGGAGGAGGAGGACAAAGAGTAGCAAGAACAAGGAAGAGATCGAGAACCAGAGGATGACTCACATCGCCGTAGAGAGAAATCGCCGGAAACAAATGAACGATTACCTCGCCGTTCTCCGTTCTCTCATGCCACCTTCTTATGCTCAAAGG GGAGATCAAGCGTCAATAGTAGCCGGAGCCATTAACTACTTAAAGGAGCTTGAGCATCATTTACAATCAATTGAGCCTCCGTTAAAGAGTGCCACCGTCCCAGTAGCCACCGGATCCGCTGCCGCCGCCGCCGACCAGATCAACACTATTGCCGCCAGCTCGTTGGGACAGTTCTCAGAGTTCTTTGTTTTTCCTCAATACTCGAGCCGACCTTCTTCATCGTCTGTGGCTGAAGGGATGGCGGAGATAGAGGTGACGATGGTGGAGAGCCATGCGAGTGTGAAGATACTCGCCAAGAAGAGACCCAAACAACTTCTTAAACTGGCGGCATCGATACAGAACCTAAAGCTTACGGTTCTTCATCTTAATGTCACCACTTGTGACGACTCTGTCCTCTATTCCATCAGCCTAAAG ATTGGGTTGATTCAGGTTGAAGAAGGGAGCCAGTTGAATACAGTGGAAGATATTGCAGCAGGCATGAATCAAATCCTAAGGAGGATTGAAGAAGAGTCATCTTGA
- the LOC106323679 gene encoding uncharacterized protein LOC106323679: MACYWPLLRRDVARFWNDVLSTKLQKGMLQMAGYTCPFCHFWLSFWKLLRTSLDMRSAYHQESDGQTEVPIALSEEFSHNHAFNRIVYGLVPCSPIDLGVVPDAERDHGKATESVANVSYIHQVVHDNLKLTSGKYKEMAYRHRRDVQFSVGDQVWTIITKECFLPHEYNKLKDRKIGPLEIVEKINAMHIDSCCLTMCIVPAFLTSST; encoded by the exons ATGGCTTGTTATTGGCCTTTGTTGCGCCGAGATGTTGCAAGGTTTTGGAACGATGTGTTGTCTACCAAACTTCAAAAGGGCATGCTACAAATGGCTGGTTATACATGCCCCTTCTG TCACTTCTGGTTGTCTTTCTGGAAACTACTTCGCACCAGCCTTGATATGAGATCAGCCTATCATCAAGAGTCGGACGGTCAAACTGAAGTACCAATCGCTCTCTCG GAAGAATTTTCCCATAACCACGCTTTCAATCGCATTGTCTATGGTCTTGTTCCTTGCAGTCCGATTGACTTAGGCGTTGTGCCAGATGCAGAACGCGATCACGGGAAAGCCACTGAGTCTGTCGCCAACGTCTCTTATATTCATCAGGTGGTACATGATAACTTGAAGCTCACGTCGGGAAAATACAAAGAAATGGCATATCGGCATCGTCGTGACGTCCAGTTCAGTGTCGGTGATCAAGTTTGGACCATCATAACCAAAGAGTGTTTTCTACCGCATGAATATAATAAGTTGAAGGACCGTAAAATTGGACCCTTGGAGATTGTTGAGAAGATAAATGCAATGCATATCGACTCTTGTTGCCTGACAATGTGCATTGTTCCGGCGTTTTTAACGTCAAGCACTTGA
- the LOC106325440 gene encoding RING-H2 finger protein ATL54-like, with product MAKKKHRKLFPILASETNKTFDCSIGICDPVCPYNCYQEPDYYTISPQLPPWSSPQTIRPQSPSISAVYQPSQDSSSSLGAITIIAVTGAVLAILLTGFFLVAKYVTKSVNRVNLESYQSQRDGHDGAIDEEFQDTEQVDHPIWLIRTTGLQQSIINSITICSYKRGDGLIERTDCPVCLNEFEEDESLRLLPKCNHAFHISCIDTWLRSHTNCPLCRAGIAISTPRCSGPVDVPPGGSGSRDVVDDDRGEIENDESGSKETLSSSNTDQSSDVRIEIGAVNEVNDGGGFETEADEQVRVLGEYMDLNVGDEASCSKENNGHNVEPNGEETEDTEKSQAGMSMKAAGSSCFSTNKSSVFPV from the coding sequence ATGGCCAAGAAGAAACATAGAAAGCTCTTCCCAATATTAGCATCAGAGACAAACAAAACATTTGATTGCTCGATAGGAATCTGTGACCCGGTTTGCCCTTATAACTGTTATCAAGAACCTGATTACTACACCATATCTCCACAGCTACCTCCATGGTCATCTCCACAGACGATCAGACCACAATCTCCATCAATCTCAGCCGTGTATCAACCATCTCAAGACTCTTCATCATCCTTAGGCGCCATAACCATCATCGCCGTCACCGGTGCGGTCTTAGCCATCCTTCTAACCGGTTTCTTTCTTGTAGCCAAATACGTTACAAAGAGCGTAAACCGAGTCAACCTCGAAAGTTATCAGTCCCAGAGAGACGGCCACGACGGGGCAATAGATGAAGAGTTTCAAGACACGGAGCAAGTAGATCATCCGATCTGGTTGATCAGGACAACAGGTCTGCAACAATCGATCATAAACTCGATCACGATCTGTAGTTACAAGAGAGGAGATGGCTTGATAGAGAGAACAGACTGTCCTGTCTGTTTAAACGAGTTTGAAGAAGATGAGAGTCTTAGGTTGTTGCCTAAATGCAACCATGCGTTTCACATCTCTTGTATTGACACGTGGCTTAGGTCTCATACAAACTGTCCTTTGTGTCGAGCTGGTATAGCTATCAGTACTCCACGGTGTTCTGGTCCGGTTGATGTACCTCCCGGAGGATCAGGATCTCGTGATGTGGTTGATGATGATCGTGGAGAGATCGAGAATGATGAATCGGGTTCTAAAGAGACGTTGAGTTCAAGTAACACAGATCAGAGTTCAGATGTACGGATTGAAATTGGAGCTGTAAACGAGGTTAACGACGGTGGTGGGTTCGAAACAGAGGCGGATGAGCAAGTTAGGGTTTTGGGGGAGTATATGGATTTAAACGTGGGAGACGAAGCAAGCTGCTCCAAAGAAAACAATGGCCACAATGTGGAGCCAAACGGAGAAGAAACAGAAGATACAGAGAAGAGTCAGGCAGGCATGTCGATGAAGGCAGCAGGAAGCTCATGCTTCAGTACAAACAAGAGTTCGGTTTTTCCAGTGTAG